One genomic region from Selenomonadales bacterium encodes:
- a CDS encoding EamA family transporter: protein MNTAFIQYLAALLLFATNGIVASQIDLASYEIVLTRTWLAFLVLLAACLVTREKAEFFRYKKDTAMLLLCGVTMGIGWSLLYEAYVYVGVSIATLLIYIGPMIVLATGPFLFGEKWTRPLVVSVIMVVCGMLCLNDITAGGVLHPWGLFCGALSAVTYASKIILGKKAMHLPKLSATLLTLMGACAVVTAFVLVKQGALPTISEDDYLPIFILGAVNTGLGYCLYFPAIRCLPVRTVSVCGYIEAIAAVVFSMLLLGESLSLVQLIGGALILGGSVYCEYRARHGQGA, encoded by the coding sequence TGCATTTATCCAATATCTTGCCGCGCTCCTTCTGTTCGCTACGAACGGCATCGTCGCAAGTCAAATCGATCTTGCCAGCTATGAGATCGTGCTGACTCGTACGTGGCTTGCGTTTCTCGTGCTTCTCGCAGCCTGTCTGGTGACGCGCGAGAAGGCAGAGTTTTTTCGCTACAAAAAAGATACCGCCATGCTTCTTTTATGCGGCGTGACGATGGGCATCGGATGGTCGCTCCTCTACGAAGCGTACGTCTATGTCGGTGTCAGTATCGCGACGCTCCTCATCTATATCGGGCCGATGATCGTGCTGGCAACAGGGCCGTTCTTGTTCGGTGAAAAATGGACACGTCCGCTCGTGGTCAGCGTCATCATGGTCGTCTGCGGTATGCTCTGCCTCAACGATATTACGGCGGGCGGAGTTCTTCATCCGTGGGGACTATTCTGCGGCGCGCTGTCGGCTGTCACGTATGCGTCGAAGATCATACTCGGCAAAAAAGCAATGCATCTGCCCAAGCTGTCGGCGACGCTTCTGACGCTCATGGGCGCGTGCGCTGTCGTCACCGCGTTCGTCCTTGTTAAGCAAGGCGCACTTCCGACCATCAGCGAGGATGACTATCTGCCGATCTTCATACTCGGTGCCGTCAATACAGGGCTTGGTTATTGTCTGTATTTCCCTGCGATCAGGTGCTTGCCCGTCCGCACCGTTTCTGTCTGCGGATATATCGAGGCGATAGCGGCCGTCGTATTCTCCATGCTCCTATTGGGCGAGAGCCTATCGCTCGTCCAGCTCATCGGCGGTGCGCTCATCTTGGGCGGCAGTGTCTACTGCGAATACCGTGCAAGGCACGGGCAGGGCGCATAG